A portion of the Streptomyces platensis genome contains these proteins:
- a CDS encoding TnsA-like heteromeric transposase endonuclease subunit, producing the protein MSVTPGRDGLALGPEWTRRWTVTWRTAGDEVSCTVRDLAHTPMTDGTPIRWFSWRRAQRHRPSLQFLVSTGRHHGAESLEEARLLLVLDFAAGLVDVLSQPLRLRFNTTTGRRGHIPDFLAVTRTGIWLIDVRPRPLIAPEDLEAFTATAEVALACGWHYTVVAGWRDHVAAAVDAFSSQRRPLSDPLGLQPVLMTAAREGGTFGELVDATPFPPLARAQLLHLLRHRRLGTDLSRPFGDRSAVINPAGRRRPSWTCRRGRHWCWTAGNGR; encoded by the coding sequence GTGTCCGTGACGCCGGGCAGAGACGGCCTCGCCCTCGGGCCGGAGTGGACGCGCCGCTGGACGGTGACCTGGCGGACAGCGGGTGACGAGGTCTCGTGCACCGTGCGGGATCTGGCCCACACGCCCATGACGGACGGCACTCCGATCCGCTGGTTCTCCTGGCGCCGGGCCCAACGCCACCGCCCCAGCCTTCAATTCCTCGTCAGCACCGGGCGTCATCACGGGGCGGAAAGCTTGGAGGAGGCCCGCCTGCTCCTGGTCCTCGACTTCGCTGCTGGCCTCGTCGACGTGCTGTCGCAGCCCTTGCGACTGCGGTTCAACACCACGACCGGCCGCAGGGGGCACATCCCAGACTTCCTGGCGGTGACCCGGACCGGCATCTGGCTGATCGACGTACGGCCACGGCCACTGATCGCGCCGGAGGATCTGGAGGCATTCACCGCGACCGCCGAGGTTGCGCTGGCCTGCGGCTGGCACTACACCGTCGTGGCGGGCTGGAGGGATCATGTTGCCGCCGCGGTCGATGCCTTCTCCTCTCAGCGCCGGCCCCTGTCCGACCCGCTCGGGCTACAGCCGGTGCTCATGACGGCGGCCCGAGAGGGCGGCACGTTCGGCGAACTCGTTGACGCCACCCCTTTTCCACCGCTGGCCCGCGCACAGCTTCTGCACCTGCTCCGGCACCGGCGCCTCGGCACGGACCTGAGCCGGCCGTTCGGTGACCGGTCCGCGGTGATCAACCCCGCTGGGCGACGGCGGCCGTCCTGGACCTGTCGCCGGGGGCGGCACTGGTGCTGGACGGCAGGCAATGGACGGTAG
- a CDS encoding putative protein N(5)-glutamine methyltransferase: MSSSPLPSHPSPLSSPLPAPLSAPHSRSTVISELRAAGCVFAEDEAELLLSTARTAAELAAMVERRVIGLPLEHVVGWAEFYGRRVTVDPGVFVPRRRTEFLVGQAVGLGRRAGARTGRAPVVVDLCCGSGAVGAVLADALERIELHAADIEPAAVRCARRNVVPAGGEVYEGDLFDALPGGLRGRIDVLVANVPYVPTGEVGLLPPEAREYEPLVALDGGTDGLDVLRRVTAAAPQWLAPGGHLLVETSERQAPHAVEAFTRNGLIPRVTASEELYATVIIGTRPVEGQAIPGPP, encoded by the coding sequence ATGTCGTCATCTCCGTTGCCGTCCCACCCGTCACCGCTCTCATCGCCCCTCCCGGCACCCCTCTCCGCACCGCACTCCCGCTCCACCGTCATCAGCGAACTGCGCGCCGCCGGCTGCGTCTTCGCCGAGGACGAGGCGGAGCTGCTCCTCTCCACCGCGCGCACCGCGGCCGAACTCGCCGCCATGGTGGAGCGGCGCGTCATCGGCCTGCCCCTGGAACACGTCGTCGGCTGGGCGGAGTTCTACGGCCGGCGGGTCACCGTCGATCCCGGCGTCTTCGTACCGCGCCGCCGTACCGAGTTCCTCGTGGGCCAGGCCGTCGGCCTCGGGCGCCGGGCCGGCGCCCGCACCGGGCGGGCACCGGTCGTCGTCGACCTGTGCTGCGGATCCGGTGCGGTGGGCGCCGTATTGGCCGACGCCCTGGAGCGGATCGAGCTGCACGCGGCGGACATCGAGCCCGCCGCGGTGCGCTGCGCCCGCCGCAATGTCGTTCCCGCCGGGGGCGAGGTGTACGAGGGCGACCTCTTCGACGCCCTGCCCGGCGGCCTCCGGGGTCGTATCGACGTCCTGGTGGCCAACGTGCCCTACGTACCGACCGGCGAGGTCGGGCTGCTGCCGCCCGAGGCCCGCGAGTACGAGCCGCTGGTGGCGCTCGACGGCGGTACGGACGGGCTCGACGTCCTGCGACGGGTGACCGCAGCCGCGCCACAGTGGCTGGCGCCAGGAGGCCATCTGCTGGTCGAGACGAGCGAACGGCAGGCCCCGCACGCGGTCGAGGCCTTCACCCGCAACGGGCTGATCCCCAGGGTGACCGCCTCCGAGGAGCTCTACGCCACGGTCATCATCGGGACCCGGCCGGTGGAGGGGCAGGCCATACCGGGACCGCCGTAA
- a CDS encoding winged helix-turn-helix domain-containing protein, with protein sequence MTETSPGAHPRHELDEVIHAPVRFSIVATLAAADKAEFAFVRDTVEVSDSVLSRQVATLEKAGYVAVTKGYVGKRPRTWLALTPSGRTAFAAHCQALRAIAGDGAGGG encoded by the coding sequence GTGACCGAAACGAGTCCGGGAGCACATCCACGTCATGAACTCGACGAGGTGATTCACGCCCCGGTCCGCTTCTCCATCGTGGCCACCCTGGCGGCCGCCGACAAGGCCGAGTTCGCCTTCGTCCGCGACACCGTCGAGGTGAGCGACTCGGTCCTGTCGCGCCAGGTCGCCACCCTGGAGAAGGCCGGCTATGTCGCCGTCACCAAGGGATACGTCGGCAAGCGCCCGCGGACCTGGCTCGCCCTGACACCCAGCGGCCGCACCGCCTTCGCCGCGCACTGCCAGGCCCTGCGGGCCATAGCGGGAGACGGCGCCGGCGGAGGCTGA
- a CDS encoding aldo/keto reductase, whose amino-acid sequence MTTTNIPTRHLGELAVSAQGLGCMGMSHAYGESDDTQSIATINHALDLGVSLLDTSDFYGAGHNEELIGRAIAGRRDEVVLATKFGFANALGEPTVIRGDAAYVREACDASLRRLGVDHIDLYYQHRVDPEVPIEETVGAMAELVTAGKVRHLGLSEASAATIRRAHAVHPIAALQSEWSLWTRVLEDEIAPVCRELGIGLVPFSPLGRGFLTGRYTSAKDLPESDMRRSQPRFADGNLEQNLTIVKKLDELAAEKGVSAGQLALAWVQHRGADVVPIPGTRRQKYLEENLGALAIELTTEELTAIDAAAPTGQIAGTRYDEASMTFVDG is encoded by the coding sequence ATGACCACGACGAATATCCCGACGCGTCACCTCGGTGAGCTGGCGGTTTCCGCACAGGGGCTCGGCTGCATGGGCATGAGCCACGCCTACGGGGAGTCGGACGACACGCAGTCGATCGCGACCATCAACCACGCGCTCGACCTCGGCGTCAGCTTGCTGGACACCTCCGACTTCTACGGCGCGGGACACAACGAGGAGCTGATCGGCCGGGCCATCGCCGGGCGGCGGGACGAGGTGGTGCTGGCGACCAAGTTCGGCTTCGCCAACGCCCTCGGCGAGCCGACCGTGATCCGGGGCGACGCCGCCTACGTGCGAGAGGCCTGCGACGCGTCGCTGCGCCGGCTCGGGGTCGACCACATCGACCTCTACTACCAGCACCGCGTCGACCCCGAGGTGCCGATCGAGGAGACCGTCGGCGCGATGGCCGAACTCGTCACGGCCGGCAAGGTGCGACACCTCGGACTGTCCGAGGCGAGTGCGGCGACCATCCGCCGGGCGCACGCGGTGCATCCGATCGCCGCGCTCCAGAGCGAGTGGTCGCTGTGGACCCGCGTCCTGGAGGACGAGATCGCACCGGTGTGCCGTGAACTCGGCATCGGCCTGGTGCCGTTCTCGCCGCTCGGCCGCGGATTCCTGACCGGGCGCTACACCTCGGCGAAGGACCTGCCGGAGTCCGACATGCGCCGCAGCCAGCCGCGCTTCGCCGACGGCAACCTGGAGCAGAACCTGACCATCGTGAAGAAGCTCGACGAACTCGCCGCGGAGAAGGGCGTCAGCGCCGGCCAGCTCGCCCTGGCCTGGGTGCAGCACCGTGGTGCCGATGTCGTGCCGATCCCCGGCACCCGCCGCCAGAAGTACCTGGAAGAGAACCTCGGCGCGCTCGCGATCGAGCTGACCACCGAGGAACTCACCGCAATCGACGCCGCCGCCCCGACCGGCCAGATAGCCGGAACCCGCTACGACGAGGCCAGCATGACGTTCGTCGACGGGTGA
- a CDS encoding TetR/AcrR family transcriptional regulator — MKPPTSRRRAPGMSVEERRAMIVAAALPLVADYGAAVTTSQIARAAGIGEGTIFRAFKDKDELLDACVTEAVGTDHVLRELASISLDEPLAARLAEAAEALHAHVERMGTVVGALHASGHRRGPAPGIGSRGGETAPPDGRGGEAAPPDGRDGGLPPPDGRDREAPRPNRRGGEASPSNGREGQAPPPGSRTQSLTALRNAVIELLEPDRTAFRLSPEKVAAAFLGLLFTRLQAPASAPEADAPPLTLDELIAILLHGTLNAPGSA, encoded by the coding sequence ATGAAACCTCCCACCTCCCGCCGACGCGCCCCAGGCATGAGCGTCGAGGAGCGCCGGGCCATGATCGTGGCCGCCGCGCTGCCGCTCGTGGCGGACTACGGCGCGGCCGTCACCACCAGCCAGATCGCGCGCGCCGCAGGCATCGGCGAAGGCACGATCTTCCGGGCCTTCAAGGACAAGGACGAGCTGCTGGACGCCTGCGTCACCGAGGCGGTCGGCACCGACCATGTGCTGCGCGAACTCGCCTCGATCTCCCTGGACGAACCACTCGCCGCCCGGCTGGCCGAGGCCGCCGAGGCACTGCACGCCCATGTGGAACGCATGGGCACCGTCGTCGGCGCCCTTCACGCCTCGGGCCATCGGCGGGGCCCGGCCCCCGGTATCGGGAGCCGGGGCGGGGAGACTGCCCCGCCGGACGGCCGGGGCGGGGAGGCTGCGCCACCGGACGGCCGGGACGGGGGACTTCCCCCACCGGATGGCCGGGACCGGGAAGCTCCCCGGCCGAACAGGCGGGGCGGGGAAGCTTCACCGTCGAACGGCCGGGAGGGGCAGGCTCCGCCGCCGGGCAGCCGGACGCAGTCCCTCACCGCCCTGCGCAACGCGGTCATCGAGCTGCTCGAACCCGACCGGACCGCCTTCCGCCTGAGCCCCGAGAAGGTCGCCGCCGCCTTTCTGGGCCTGCTCTTCACCCGGCTACAGGCACCGGCATCGGCGCCGGAGGCCGACGCACCGCCGCTGACCCTCGACGAACTCATCGCCATCCTGCTGCACGGCACCCTCAACGCCCCCGGGAGCGCCTGA
- a CDS encoding VOC family protein yields the protein MDWKLELVPVPVTDVERAKRFYSEQMGFAVDHDMCIGDEARIVQLTPPGSGCSIVIGAGTGVMEEKPGSLQGLQLVVSDIAAARAQLVERGVPAGPVQHVEDGAMADGPGGAWNSFVYFSDPDGNGWALQERPET from the coding sequence ATGGACTGGAAGCTCGAACTGGTACCGGTTCCGGTCACCGATGTGGAGCGGGCGAAGCGCTTCTACAGCGAGCAGATGGGCTTCGCTGTCGATCACGACATGTGCATCGGCGACGAGGCGCGCATCGTGCAGCTGACGCCGCCGGGGTCGGGCTGCTCGATCGTCATCGGCGCGGGCACCGGCGTCATGGAGGAGAAGCCAGGTTCTCTGCAAGGGCTGCAATTGGTGGTCTCCGATATCGCCGCGGCCCGTGCGCAACTGGTGGAACGGGGAGTGCCGGCCGGCCCCGTGCAGCACGTCGAGGACGGCGCGATGGCGGACGGCCCCGGCGGGGCATGGAACTCGTTCGTCTACTTCAGCGACCCGGACGGCAACGGCTGGGCGCTCCAGGAGCGTCCCGAGACCTGA
- a CDS encoding class I SAM-dependent methyltransferase, with the protein MTTLQEEFLRTFHAAHPAVTVRAMAHGKTADGRSSYELLRDRVSECDRVLDLGCGDGLLLELLAARPAGAPSMLAGLDLSAEELALARPRPGLAAADLRPGRAQQLPFADGWFDGCLSHMALMLMSEVEQVAAEVARVLAPGGVLAVVLGAGAAGGEACESFLRLARPLFEAAPAAQRIPPLGGPRLRTREGFDAVFRPAGFAPAEWETVRIDLTGPPEQVWRTVGAYYDLGPLDPAVTADLRARFEAESAAMALPDGRVPCGMKVHVAMAVRGRGA; encoded by the coding sequence ATGACGACGCTTCAGGAAGAATTTCTGCGGACCTTTCATGCCGCGCATCCCGCGGTGACCGTGCGGGCGATGGCCCACGGAAAGACCGCGGACGGCCGTTCCAGTTACGAGCTGCTGCGGGACCGGGTATCGGAGTGCGACCGGGTGCTGGACCTCGGCTGCGGCGACGGACTGCTGCTGGAACTCCTCGCCGCCCGGCCGGCGGGCGCCCCCTCGATGCTTGCCGGACTCGATCTCTCCGCCGAGGAGCTGGCGCTGGCCCGCCCCCGGCCGGGCCTCGCCGCGGCCGACCTCCGCCCCGGCCGGGCGCAGCAACTCCCCTTCGCCGACGGCTGGTTCGACGGCTGCTTATCCCATATGGCGCTGATGCTGATGAGTGAGGTGGAACAGGTCGCGGCGGAGGTGGCGCGGGTGCTGGCGCCGGGCGGCGTGCTGGCCGTCGTCCTGGGTGCCGGCGCGGCGGGCGGCGAGGCGTGCGAGAGCTTTCTGCGGCTGGCGCGCCCGCTGTTCGAGGCGGCCCCCGCGGCACAACGGATCCCGCCGCTCGGGGGCCCCCGGCTGCGCACCCGCGAGGGCTTCGACGCGGTCTTCCGCCCGGCCGGATTCGCCCCGGCGGAGTGGGAGACCGTACGGATCGACCTGACCGGCCCGCCGGAACAGGTCTGGCGGACCGTGGGCGCGTACTACGACCTCGGGCCGCTCGACCCCGCGGTCACGGCGGATCTGCGGGCCCGCTTCGAGGCGGAGTCGGCGGCGATGGCGCTGCCGGACGGACGCGTTCCGTGCGGGATGAAGGTCCATGTCGCGATGGCGGTGCGGGGGCGGGGTGCCTGA
- a CDS encoding winged helix-turn-helix transcriptional regulator has product MSARRRPYACGLDATVDVIGGEQTVRLLWARAQCPQRFGELRRELPKISEKALTQQLREPEADGIVRHENFAQVRPKAEYSPTDFGTSLNEALHLWAPGARPI; this is encoded by the coding sequence ATGAGCGCACGCCGGAGGCCGTACGCATGCGGGCTGGACGCCACGGTGGACGTGATCGGCGGCGAACAGACGGTGCGGCTGCTGTGGGCGCGGGCTCAGTGCCCACAGCGGTTCGGTGAGCTGCGGCGGGAGTTACCGAAGATCAGCGAGAAGGCGCTGACGCAGCAGCTGCGCGAACCGGAGGCCGACGGCATCGTGCGCCACGAGAACTTTGCCCAGGTGCGGCCGAAGGCCGAGTACTCGCCCACCGACTTCGGCACCTCCCTGAACGAGGCGCTGCACCTCTGGGCGCCTGGGGCGCGCCCCATATGA
- a CDS encoding NADPH-dependent FMN reductase, whose product MSEHPYRLAVIIGSTREGRFAPVIANWFTRHTEGHPHIDMDVIDLDAVRPYELRYGSEEYETFAKRVDEADAFVVITPEYNHSFPAPLKHAIDLLHAQWQAKPVGFVSYGGISGGLRAVEQLRLVFAELHATTVRETVSFRLAGDLFDDTGHLHDPAPAAQAADTLLHQLTWWAVALREARTSRPYGG is encoded by the coding sequence ATGTCCGAGCACCCCTACCGCCTCGCAGTGATCATCGGCAGCACCCGGGAGGGCCGGTTCGCGCCCGTCATCGCGAACTGGTTCACCCGGCACACCGAAGGCCACCCGCACATCGACATGGACGTCATCGACCTGGACGCCGTCCGCCCGTACGAACTCCGTTACGGCAGCGAGGAGTACGAGACCTTCGCCAAGCGCGTCGACGAGGCGGACGCCTTCGTCGTGATCACCCCGGAGTACAACCACTCCTTCCCGGCCCCGCTCAAGCACGCCATCGATCTGCTGCATGCCCAGTGGCAGGCCAAGCCGGTCGGCTTCGTGTCGTACGGCGGGATCTCCGGCGGTCTCCGCGCCGTCGAGCAACTCCGGCTGGTCTTCGCCGAGTTGCACGCCACCACGGTGCGCGAAACGGTGAGCTTCCGGCTCGCCGGCGACCTCTTCGACGACACGGGCCACCTGCACGACCCGGCCCCCGCCGCACAGGCCGCCGACACCCTCCTCCACCAGCTCACCTGGTGGGCGGTGGCCCTCCGCGAGGCCCGCACAAGCCGCCCGTACGGCGGCTGA
- a CDS encoding ankyrin repeat domain-containing protein, with the protein MSDANSEPQGPEAIEHAHDPEVLQLAAKVFDLARHGDTDTVAAYVDAGVPANLTNDKGDSLVMLAAYHGHPATVEALLQRGADVDRPNDRCQTPLAGAVFKAEDEVVKVLMAHGADPSAGTPSAIDTARMFDKAELLKLFGAE; encoded by the coding sequence ATGAGCGACGCGAATTCCGAGCCGCAGGGGCCCGAGGCGATCGAGCACGCGCACGACCCCGAGGTGCTTCAGCTCGCGGCCAAGGTGTTCGACCTGGCGCGGCACGGTGACACCGACACGGTCGCCGCCTACGTGGACGCGGGCGTGCCCGCCAACCTGACGAACGACAAGGGCGACTCGCTGGTGATGCTGGCGGCGTACCACGGTCATCCCGCCACCGTGGAGGCCCTGTTGCAGCGCGGCGCCGACGTGGACCGCCCCAACGACCGCTGTCAGACCCCGCTCGCCGGCGCGGTGTTCAAGGCCGAGGACGAGGTCGTCAAGGTCCTGATGGCACATGGCGCGGACCCCTCGGCAGGCACCCCGTCGGCGATCGACACGGCCCGGATGTTCGACAAGGCGGAGCTGCTGAAGCTGTTCGGGGCGGAGTGA
- a CDS encoding asparaginase — translation MTSPTPISEPTSGSTTSPDSPAAALSPASPASSIPSAVSPVLAEVVRSGFVEGRHRGSLVVLAADGSVDWSLGDVAAPVFPRSTNKPMQAAAVLRAGLDLSGERLALAAASHSGEPFHLDLVRTMLTEHGLTADHLQTPADLPLDPEEAEAYLASGRVRDRLTMNCSGKHTAMLAACALNGWPLATYLDEVHPLQQLVADGVRTASGEDVAHVGTDGCGAPLLSLSLTGLARAFRHFVMAEPGSPERRVADAMRAHPEYVAGTRRPDTWLMQALPGTLSKMGAEAVQALALPDGRALAFKIDDGATRTLGPVLARTLRLMGLDAPVLTRLEDAPLLGGGARVGEVRASF, via the coding sequence ATGACCTCGCCCACCCCCATATCCGAGCCGACCTCGGGCTCCACCACGTCCCCGGATTCCCCGGCGGCCGCGCTTTCCCCCGCCTCCCCCGCTTCCTCCATCCCCTCCGCTGTCTCTCCGGTCCTCGCCGAGGTCGTACGCTCCGGCTTCGTCGAGGGGCGGCACCGGGGCTCCCTCGTGGTGCTCGCCGCCGACGGCAGCGTGGACTGGTCCCTGGGTGACGTGGCCGCGCCCGTCTTCCCGCGCTCCACGAACAAGCCGATGCAGGCCGCGGCGGTGCTGCGGGCGGGCCTGGACCTCTCCGGCGAGCGGCTGGCGCTGGCCGCCGCGAGCCACTCCGGCGAGCCGTTCCACCTCGACCTCGTACGGACCATGCTGACCGAGCACGGCCTGACCGCCGACCACCTCCAGACGCCCGCGGACCTGCCGCTGGACCCCGAGGAGGCGGAGGCCTACCTCGCCTCGGGCCGGGTCCGCGACCGCCTCACCATGAACTGCTCGGGCAAGCACACCGCGATGCTCGCCGCCTGCGCGCTCAACGGCTGGCCGCTCGCCACGTATCTCGACGAGGTCCATCCGCTACAGCAGCTCGTCGCCGACGGGGTGCGCACCGCGAGCGGTGAGGACGTCGCCCATGTCGGCACGGACGGCTGCGGGGCGCCCCTGCTGTCGCTGTCGCTGACCGGGCTGGCGCGCGCCTTCCGGCACTTCGTCATGGCCGAGCCCGGCAGTCCTGAGCGGCGGGTCGCGGATGCGATGCGGGCCCACCCGGAGTACGTCGCCGGCACCCGGCGGCCCGACACCTGGCTGATGCAGGCCCTTCCCGGCACGCTCTCCAAGATGGGCGCCGAGGCCGTGCAGGCGCTGGCCCTTCCCGACGGCCGCGCCCTCGCCTTCAAGATCGACGACGGCGCCACCCGCACCCTCGGCCCCGTCCTCGCCCGCACCCTCCGCCTCATGGGCCTCGACGCGCCCGTCCTCACCCGCCTTGAGGACGCGCCGCTCCTTGGTGGCGGGGCGCGGGTGGGGGAGGTCCGCGCGTCGTTCTGA
- a CDS encoding ABC transporter substrate-binding protein — translation MLQAGQTQHPRPPQQRDHCLPATTPDLSGLGLPELRVVRRDSQQEEADLSYLRRLLQGRIDILRAEIARRTAQQSPLLDRLPEILTDLPSRHRSSARHVTLGTPHSEEYRRLAEEMLGEVELSDLTARTDQELHDAMGRLIRYEQQVSRRRQALQRTTDDCSAEIARRYREGEAQVDDLLS, via the coding sequence ATGCTCCAGGCAGGCCAGACGCAGCACCCCCGCCCCCCGCAGCAGCGCGACCACTGCCTGCCGGCCACCACCCCCGATCTGTCCGGCCTGGGGCTGCCCGAGCTGCGCGTCGTACGGCGTGATTCCCAGCAGGAAGAGGCCGATCTGAGCTATCTGCGGCGGCTGTTGCAGGGCCGGATCGACATCCTGCGGGCCGAGATCGCCCGCCGCACCGCCCAGCAGTCACCGCTGCTGGACCGGCTCCCGGAGATCCTCACCGACCTGCCGTCGCGGCACCGCTCCTCCGCCCGGCATGTGACGCTCGGTACGCCGCACAGCGAGGAATACCGCAGGCTCGCCGAGGAAATGCTGGGCGAGGTGGAGCTGTCCGACCTCACCGCGCGTACGGACCAGGAGCTGCACGACGCGATGGGCCGGCTGATCCGCTACGAACAGCAGGTGTCCCGGCGCCGTCAGGCGTTGCAGCGCACCACGGACGATTGCAGTGCCGAAATTGCCCGCAGGTACCGTGAAGGTGAAGCGCAAGTAGACGACCTGCTGTCCTGA
- the dtd gene encoding D-aminoacyl-tRNA deacylase, whose amino-acid sequence MRAVVQRVDGARVEVAGETVGEIVGEGLCVLVGVTHEDTKEKAAQLARKLWSVRILQDEKSCSDTAAPLLVISQFTLYGDARKGRRPTWNAAAPGPVAEPLVDEVVAQLRALGAQVETGRFGASMKVSLTNDGPFTVLVEV is encoded by the coding sequence ATGCGAGCTGTGGTGCAAAGGGTTGACGGTGCCCGCGTCGAGGTGGCGGGCGAGACGGTCGGGGAGATCGTCGGTGAGGGGCTGTGCGTGCTGGTGGGGGTCACGCACGAGGACACGAAGGAGAAGGCGGCGCAGCTCGCCCGCAAGCTGTGGTCGGTGCGGATTCTTCAGGACGAGAAGTCCTGCTCGGACACCGCGGCGCCGCTGCTGGTGATCAGCCAGTTCACTCTCTACGGTGACGCCCGCAAGGGCCGCCGCCCCACCTGGAACGCCGCCGCACCGGGGCCGGTCGCCGAGCCGCTGGTCGACGAGGTCGTCGCGCAGCTGCGGGCGCTGGGCGCCCAGGTGGAGACCGGCCGATTCGGTGCGTCCATGAAGGTGTCGCTGACGAACGACGGGCCGTTCACGGTGCTGGTGGAGGTCTGA
- a CDS encoding YgfZ/GcvT domain-containing protein, whose protein sequence is MPRPSSASPLLSLPGAVPAEAPDEGVAAHYGDLFREQRALADGTGFVDLSHRGVVTVTGAERLSWLHLLLTQHVSDLPPGQATEALILSAHGHIEHAVSLVDDGETTWMHTEPGNQEALIAYLESMKFFYRAEVADRTDEIAVVHLPAGSIAEVPGNAVVRETAHGRDLFLPRADLESFAADHGPAIGVLALEALRVEAHRPRLGLETDHRTIPHELGWIGTAVHLQKGCYRGQETVARVHNLGKPPRRLVFLHLDGSEVHLPPHGTPVRLASDGEEGRQLGFVTTSARHHELGPIALALVKRNVPVDAQLMAGSTAAAQEVVVEP, encoded by the coding sequence ATGCCGCGACCTTCATCCGCCAGCCCCCTGCTGTCGCTGCCCGGCGCCGTCCCCGCCGAGGCCCCCGACGAAGGCGTCGCCGCGCACTACGGCGACCTCTTCCGGGAGCAGCGCGCCCTCGCCGACGGCACCGGCTTCGTCGACCTCTCACACCGTGGCGTGGTCACCGTCACCGGCGCCGAGCGGCTGAGCTGGCTGCATCTGCTGCTCACCCAGCACGTCAGCGACCTGCCACCGGGCCAAGCCACCGAGGCGCTGATCCTGTCCGCGCACGGCCATATCGAGCATGCGGTCTCCCTCGTCGACGACGGCGAGACGACCTGGATGCACACCGAACCCGGCAACCAGGAGGCGCTGATCGCCTACCTGGAGAGCATGAAGTTCTTCTACCGGGCCGAGGTCGCCGACCGCACCGACGAGATCGCCGTCGTCCACCTCCCGGCCGGCTCCATCGCCGAGGTGCCCGGGAACGCCGTCGTACGCGAGACCGCGCACGGCCGCGACCTGTTCCTGCCCCGCGCCGACCTGGAGTCCTTCGCCGCGGACCACGGCCCCGCGATCGGCGTCCTGGCCCTGGAGGCGCTGCGCGTCGAGGCCCACCGCCCCCGCCTGGGCCTGGAGACCGACCACCGCACGATCCCGCACGAGCTGGGCTGGATCGGCACCGCCGTCCACCTCCAGAAGGGCTGCTACCGCGGCCAGGAGACCGTCGCCCGGGTCCACAACCTGGGCAAGCCGCCGCGCCGGCTGGTCTTTCTGCACCTGGACGGCAGCGAGGTCCATCTGCCCCCGCACGGCACCCCCGTCCGCCTCGCCTCGGACGGCGAGGAGGGCCGCCAGCTCGGCTTCGTCACCACCTCGGCCCGCCACCACGAACTCGGCCCGATCGCACTGGCCCTGGTCAAGCGGAATGTGCCGGTGGACGCGCAGTTGATGGCAGGCAGCACCGCGGCGGCACAGGAGGTCGTCGTCGAGCCGTAG
- a CDS encoding Fur family transcriptional regulator encodes MVTTDWQSDLRRRGYRLTPQRQLVLEAVDRLEHATPDDILTEVRKTAGGVNISTVYRTLELLEELGLVSHAHLGHGAPTYHLADRHHHMHLVCRDCTEVIEADLSVAEPFTAMLREQFDFETDMKHFAIFGRCAACRAKAAEGDG; translated from the coding sequence GTGGTGACCACCGACTGGCAGAGCGACCTCCGCAGGCGCGGATACCGCCTGACCCCGCAGCGTCAGCTCGTGCTGGAGGCTGTGGACAGGCTGGAGCACGCCACGCCGGACGACATCCTCACCGAGGTGCGCAAGACGGCGGGCGGGGTGAACATCTCCACGGTCTACCGGACCCTGGAACTCCTCGAAGAGCTGGGCCTGGTCAGCCATGCCCACCTCGGCCACGGCGCCCCGACCTACCACCTAGCCGACCGCCACCACCACATGCACCTGGTGTGCCGGGACTGCACCGAGGTCATCGAGGCGGATCTGTCGGTGGCCGAACCGTTCACGGCGATGCTGCGCGAACAATTCGACTTCGAGACGGATATGAAGCATTTCGCGATCTTCGGGCGCTGTGCGGCCTGCCGTGCCAAGGCCGCCGAGGGCGACGGCTGA